A window of the Streptomyces sp. NBC_00454 genome harbors these coding sequences:
- a CDS encoding DUF3107 domain-containing protein gives MEVKIGVQHAPREIVLESDLSAEELESIVSAALSGSAPLLSLTDIKGRKVLVPSDRLSYVDLGEPSARKVGFGAL, from the coding sequence GTGGAGGTCAAGATCGGCGTGCAGCACGCACCCCGGGAGATCGTGCTTGAGAGCGACCTGAGCGCCGAGGAGCTGGAGAGCATCGTCAGCGCCGCCCTGTCCGGCTCGGCGCCGCTGCTCAGCCTCACGGACATCAAGGGCCGCAAGGTCCTGGTGCCGTCCGACCGCCTGTCGTACGTCGACCTGGGCGAGCCCAGCGCGCGGAAGGTCGGTTTCGGCGCGCTCTGA
- a CDS encoding TetR/AcrR family transcriptional regulator codes for MTAIEQTEAARPRGTRLPRRARRNQLLGAAQEVFVAQGYHAAAMDDIAERAGVSKPVLYQHFPGKLDLYLALLDQHCESLLLAVRTALASTSDNKMRVAATMDAYFAYVQDEGGAFRLVFESDLTNEPAVRERVDRVSLQCAEAISDVIAEDTGLSKDESMLLAVGLGGVSQVVARYWLSSESPVARDTAVGLLTSLAWRGIAGFPLHPTDV; via the coding sequence GTGACAGCCATCGAGCAGACCGAGGCAGCGCGTCCGCGGGGCACGCGACTTCCGCGCCGGGCCCGGCGCAACCAGCTCCTGGGCGCCGCCCAGGAGGTATTCGTCGCGCAGGGTTACCACGCCGCGGCGATGGACGACATCGCCGAGCGCGCCGGCGTCAGCAAGCCGGTGCTGTACCAGCACTTCCCGGGGAAGCTCGACCTGTACCTGGCGCTGCTGGACCAGCACTGCGAGTCGCTGTTGCTCGCCGTGCGCACCGCGCTGGCGTCGACGAGCGACAACAAGATGCGCGTCGCCGCGACCATGGACGCCTACTTCGCCTACGTCCAGGACGAGGGCGGCGCCTTCCGGCTCGTCTTCGAGTCGGACCTGACGAACGAGCCGGCCGTGCGCGAGCGCGTCGACCGCGTCTCGCTCCAGTGTGCGGAGGCCATCTCCGACGTCATCGCCGAGGACACCGGCCTGTCGAAGGACGAGTCGATGCTGCTGGCGGTGGGCCTGGGCGGGGTCTCGCAGGTCGTGGCCCGGTACTGGCTGTCGAGCGAGAGCCCGGTCGCCCGCGATACGGCGGTGGGGCTGCTGACCTCGCTGGCGTGGCGCGGAATCGCCGGTTTCCCGCTGCACCCCACGGACGTCTGA
- a CDS encoding alpha/beta fold hydrolase: MSSTELPGVRSTAESSPQVGAVRMAEGEQLRTDRLPGLELAVRVRPPVRAGLPPALFVHGLGGSSQNWSALMAGLADTVDGEALDLPGFGWSPPPADRDYSVTGLARAVIRHLDAAGRGPVHLFGNSLGGAVSTRVAAARPDLVSTLTLISPALPELRVQKSAVPTALLALPGMAGLVDRLTRGLSAEQRTRGVTDLCYGDPSRVTPEAFAAAVEEMERRIALPYFWDALSRSSRGIVDAYTLGGQHGLWRQAQRVLAPTLLVYGGRDQLVSYRMARKAAASFRGSRLLSLPEAGHVAMMEYPEVVAAAFRELLEDSGGVRDTAPDPDPARDTDDEDGKG; the protein is encoded by the coding sequence ATGTCTTCGACCGAGCTGCCGGGTGTGCGGTCCACCGCAGAGTCGTCTCCCCAGGTGGGAGCCGTGCGGATGGCCGAAGGGGAGCAGCTGCGCACCGACCGGCTCCCCGGGCTGGAACTGGCCGTACGGGTCCGCCCGCCGGTCCGGGCCGGCCTGCCGCCCGCACTATTCGTACACGGGCTCGGCGGGTCCTCGCAGAACTGGTCCGCCCTGATGGCCGGGTTGGCCGACACCGTCGACGGTGAGGCCCTCGACCTGCCGGGCTTCGGCTGGTCCCCGCCGCCCGCCGACCGGGACTACTCCGTCACCGGGCTCGCCCGGGCCGTCATCCGCCACCTCGACGCCGCCGGGCGCGGGCCGGTGCACCTGTTCGGCAACTCCCTCGGCGGAGCCGTCTCCACCCGGGTCGCGGCCGCCCGCCCCGACCTGGTGAGCACGCTGACGCTGATCTCCCCGGCCCTGCCGGAACTGCGGGTGCAGAAGTCGGCGGTGCCGACGGCGCTGCTCGCCCTGCCGGGCATGGCCGGGCTCGTGGACCGCCTCACCCGGGGTCTGAGCGCCGAACAGCGCACCCGGGGGGTGACGGACCTCTGTTACGGGGACCCCTCACGGGTGACGCCGGAGGCGTTCGCGGCGGCCGTCGAGGAGATGGAGCGCCGGATCGCGCTGCCGTACTTCTGGGACGCGCTGTCCCGTTCCTCGCGCGGCATCGTCGACGCCTACACCCTCGGTGGGCAGCACGGACTGTGGCGCCAGGCGCAGCGGGTGCTGGCCCCGACGCTGCTGGTCTACGGTGGCCGGGACCAATTGGTCTCGTACCGTATGGCCCGCAAGGCCGCGGCGTCCTTCCGGGGTTCGCGGCTGCTGAGTCTGCCCGAGGCCGGACACGTGGCGATGATGGAGTACCCCGAGGTGGTCGCGGCCGCCTTCCGGGAGCTGCTGGAGGACTCCGGCGGCGTGCGCGACACCGCGCCGGACCCGGATCCGGCTCGTGACACCGACGACGAAGACGGCAAGGGCTGA